A stretch of Eleutherodactylus coqui strain aEleCoq1 chromosome 9, aEleCoq1.hap1, whole genome shotgun sequence DNA encodes these proteins:
- the LOC136578875 gene encoding ly6/PLAUR domain-containing protein 2-like produces the protein MNLCLGLLVAAAVCAEIAQGLSCYTCGTETTSSECNEKTNCSALSPKLAFCKTTVMSPDTGFPFTGHEIVLRQCVQSCIPTGDNWLGVTKRIICCNLDFCNRNGIQDGSSSSTSISDECQKSTAQTAALNLITTTVLVFSAIIYSTH, from the exons ATGAATCTGTGCTTAGGACTTTTAGTAGCTGCCGCTGTGTGCGCAGAGATCG CTCAGGGGCTGTCATGTTACACCTGCGGTACTGAAACAACCAGCAGCGAATGCAACGAAAAGACCAACTGCTCAGCTTTATCTCCCAAATTAGCCTTTTGCAAGACGACAGTGATGTCACCAGATACGG GTTTTCCATTCACAGGACATGAAATTGTGCTTAGACAATGTGTGCAGTCGTGTATCCCCACCGGAGACAACTGGCTGGGTGTGACCAAAAGGATCATCTGCTGTAACTTAGACTTTTGCAACCGCAATGGAATTCAAGATGGGtcaagcagcagcaccagcatcaGTGATGAATGCCAGAAAAGCACTGCACAGACCGCTGCACTCAACCTCATAACGACAACTGTTCTTGTATTTTCTGCAATTATTTATTCAACACATTAA